The genomic region CAAAAAGAGATCGATGGCCCAGCCGCCTGCGATCCACCACGGAACGGGCAGGGTGGCAAAGAAGGCCGCCACCTCTTGTGGCTGCCAGGGTTGCCACCGACCCAACGGATGCTGGGCAGCAGCCATGCGCGTCACCTCTTCGGTTGTCCATCGCTTCGTGAAGAACACAGCATACGGCTATGCTACCACATGCGTTCGGGGTTTGAAACGCCTCCTCCTTGCATAAGCAGCCAGGCTTACTTAATGTGAGGAAGAGCTAAAATCCATAGACATCCCCTTTGCTTTGGAAATCCTATCTCGGCAAACGAGAGTCCTACGCTACAGGCGCTTGCTGAGCTTACCACGAGAAGCAGCCGCTGGCAAGCATTCATAGTTGGAGAGCAGCCTGGCGCTCAACCTTATAACGATCAAGAGGGCAATGCAGCAACAAGCGCCCATCCCTGATAAGGAGATGGGGTCAATGCAGTGCGCGTCAGGCGCATATCTGAGGGCAAAAGGATGAGCCAGCATATGCCAGTCATCTTAAAAAACCAACCGGGCAAGTCCATACACAGCGGTCCAAATGGCCTTGCCCGGCAGTGGCGTAAGTGAGGGGAAGAGGTTCGCTTCGCCTGAGCCGCCCTTATCGCATAAACTGTGCCTGGCATCTCCAGCGGCTCTCTACCTACCGCCGCCGTCCCTGCACACCAGATGGCCTTTCCGCGCATTATGGCTTGCCCTCCTGAGTATACTGGGGGAAATGAGCGAGGCGCCCGTATCAGCAACGGGCGCCGTATCCCCAGGGAGGTCAGCCGCACATGCAAGGGCGCACACAACAACAAAACACATCCACCAGGAGCAAGAGAAACCCCGCAAAGATCGTTGGGCCGATCTTCCTCGGTCTCAGCCTGATTCCTCTAGGGGTCGGCCTCTTCTTTCTCGTTGATACCCTGCAATTTCTCAGTCGAGCCACTGGCGCTGCTACCGGCTCCATCGTCTCGTGCCCGCGCCCGAAAAGCAGTTCTTCCGCATGTACGCCAACGGTCGTCTTCAAGACAGCCAGCGGAGAGACGATCACATTCACCGATTCTGTCAACTCAAGCGGGTTTGCGGTTGGGCAGCAGCAGCCCATTGCCTATGATCCAGACCATCCCCAGGACGCCAGAATTGCGAGCTTTCTGACCCTCTGGTTTGTACCCACGCTCCTGCTGGGGTTGGGCGGTCTCTTCCTCCTCATTGGAGGGGTGGGAACCACCATCGGCTTCTTC from Ktedonobacterales bacterium harbors:
- a CDS encoding DUF3592 domain-containing protein produces the protein MQGRTQQQNTSTRSKRNPAKIVGPIFLGLSLIPLGVGLFFLVDTLQFLSRATGAATGSIVSCPRPKSSSSACTPTVVFKTASGETITFTDSVNSSGFAVGQQQPIAYDPDHPQDARIASFLTLWFVPTLLLGLGGLFLLIGGVGTTIGFFLRR